Below is a window of Deltaproteobacteria bacterium DNA.
ATCAAGCCGGAAATGATCGAAGAGGCGACCCGGAAGGCCCGGGAGGTGGCGCAAAAATTCGCCAAGGACTCTGACAGCAGGTTGGGGAAAATCAAGCGGGCCCGGCAGGGTCAGTTCTCCATTACGGACAGGGACAGGAATACCCCCCATATCAAGAAGATACGTGTGGTATCCACCGTGGAATATTATTTATCGGATTGATGATTTCTTGTTGCCGGAAGAGGAGATGGGCGCCCATTCCCGATCTCCAGGAAAACCTGAGGAGTTCGTCAAGGCACTTGAAGACAAATTAGCAGTGCCTGAACGAAAATCACGCCTTGGCGTGATTCAGGCACAATTGCGAATTGAGGAATTGCGAATTCCGATCCACCCTTTTTGGATTTCCGGGTTTTCTGAAGGGGAAACGTTATAAATGAAGGTCATCAGAAAAAGCTGTGCGCAGGGCGCCAGAGAGGCGGAGGGGCTTGCGGTCATCATCGATGTGTTCAGGGCCTTTTCATGTGAACCCCTATTCTTTTATTTCGGGGCGCGTCGGGTGATCATGGAGGCGGATCCGGCAAAGGCGGTTTCCCTCAAGAACGAGCACCCGGAATTTGTCCTTTCAGGCGAAGTCAACGAAGTGCCGATCGAGGGTGCGGATCTGGGGAACTCCCCCACCCACATCATTCAAAAAGGGTTTCCCTATTTCGAAAACAAGACGGTCATCCATCGAACCACGGCAGGCGTTACCGGGGCCACAGCCGCCTTCAGGAAAGCGGAAGAAGTTGTCCTGGGAAGC
It encodes the following:
- a CDS encoding 2-phosphosulfolactate phosphatase, with product MKVIRKSCAQGAREAEGLAVIIDVFRAFSCEPLFFYFGARRVIMEADPAKAVSLKNEHPEFVLSGEVNEVPIEGADLGNSPTHIIQKGFPYFENKTVIHRTTAGVTGATAAFRKAEEVVLGSFVMAKAIAGYIKEKRPDRVSLVAMGERAERPAPEDEACADYLEHLLIGTPYDPVQSFRDVVFQPTAQKFLSGTRDYLPREDPIFCLQKDLFDLVLTVRTVDHRLEVSARWRNGTGSFSPAAR